GTATTATCAAAAATTAGACCCCAAATTGCTGCCATGTTTCATGTATCTGGCCTTGTTTAAGGAAAATACAACTTTGAGGAAAAATAAGTTGTCGCAGATCTGGGATGTAGCAGGAGGATTGTATGATAGTCATTCATATTTTGATGGTTTAGTTGATGAATCTGTTATTGATGAAGTTAACGACATGAGCACACGCTATCGCATGAATCCAGTGCTACACAGACTATCCATTAAAAAAGCAGAGGAGGGAATAGGTTTTGAGATCCTTGGAAGTACTCGACTCAACAGAAATCCACGCCATCGTGTGATCATTTGTAGCAGAGACAACAATTTCAGCTACTCAACGAATCAAGATGAATATCTtgtttctctcttcttccaTGGAGGTGGTTATTTCAATGCTAGTCCATCTTATTGGGAAAGCTTTGAAAACCTTGAGGTACTTGACTTTCAAGATTTTGGGTTGAAGGTTTTACCTGAAACGATTGACATATTGATGGAACTAAGATACTTGGGATTGagaaataattacataaaagaGCTCCCAAAAGCAGTGGGGTTCTTGGAAAAGCTTGAGGTTCTTGACATAGCTCAAAACTTTATGGTGCAAGTACCAGATATTATATGGAAATTGGATAGCCTTCTCCATCTCTACATGTCTGATGTTATTTCTGAGAAGCCTTTCACGATGGATGTGCTACAGCGGCTGAAGACCTTAACCTCGGTCTCATTTGATGATCTTATATATGATGATCATGATGAGCTCTTAGGCTTGACTTCTCTGGAGAAATTGGGTGTACAAGATTTGGATGGAAAAACACATGTAAGCAAGCTCTTTGGGTTATTGTCCAACTTGAAATCTCTTAAACACCTAATCTTAACAGGGTACCGTTTTAGAAGCATGCCTTGTTTGGATGAGCTTGGTACTTTACAAAATCTCAGAACACTTAAATTGGATGGACGCCTAGATAGGTTGCCAAATAGTTTCCCTTACTGGCTGACTTCCTTGACGTTGGCTAATAGCTGTCTTAATGAAGATCCCATGCCACTACTAGGGGAGCTACCTCAAATTGCAGAATGCCTACACAGGTCAACAAATGGGTATTCGTAAATTCGGTTTTCATTTTCTTGGAGTCTTGTGCATCGAAAATTTATTGAATCTGAGGAATCTACAAATTGGAAAAGGTGCACTAAGATATCTTAGTAAATTAGAAATCCGCAATTGTCCATGTCTGGACACCCTCCCCAAAGAGCTTCAGTCAAATCCTGTTTTTCTGAGAGAGTTAATGATGGTGACAACCAAAACCATTTCAACAAAGATCAGGAATTCAAGCCCAATCTCCAAAATAAGGTTTGTGAATATCAATTCATAGGCGCGGTTATTGATATTAGGCTCTATTCCTCTTGTCTCTCGTGTATGTACAAGTATTTATAATAAgttaatttaattcataaatGGTTACTAAATTATGGatagagtattttttttcccaaaataaatactaaactctatattttatattctttgtagtttaatataattttcttaaatatttATTGTGTGGTTGCTGTTATCTTGAGCTTGATTCTTGGCCATCGAACAAAGCCAGAATACCGTTGATTTATTACAGCATGAAAAAATGGGTTCTGGTTCTCAAAAGTTAGTATTACCAAGCTACGTTGGCAAATAGCTATCTTAGTGAAGATCCCATGCCACTACTAAGGAAGCTACCTCACTTTCATAGGATTCAAGAGTCCATTTTTCATCTGTATATACTTCAGCCGCTGTTCGAGGAGTCTAGTGAGACTTATAGGAGTTTATGCATTAATTACTATAGTTAAAATACCAAAGACTAATAGGAAAAATGAATGTATTTAAATTAACTTGAAATAAGCACAAAGGGCATAAAAGGATATCTAATTGGggggttttttcttcttttatactAGACTACATATATCATTCCTCATTTGTACtgcagtttttttttgttccggatttgggagagacgcatgagggtcatgcgttttttaatttttttttattttaattgaaagacgcatgagggtcatgcgtcttagggtaaaacgcatgacactcatgcgtctctcctacaattaatcaaaaaaattgtaattactagtacaaaatactatttaaaaattgtaattagtaacaattcaaaacggttactaaataaattattggaacttttaattaatataaatatcttaaataattatgtgctagaaattgacataaaatactccttttaattaacttttaaataattatgtactagcaattaatcaaaaaaattgtaattactagtacaaaatactatttaaaaattataactagtaacaattcaaaacaattatcaaataaattattggaacttttaattaacataaatatctTAAATAATCATGTACTAGAAATTGACATAAAATACtccttttaattaacttttaaataaatatgtactagaaatttcccaaaaaaatagCAATGTGGCCGCTGGGATTCGAACCCGGGTCTCCACAATGACAACACATGATTCTTACCACTAAGCTACAGAGTGAATTTATATTTgtaggagagacgcatgagtgtcatgcgttttaccctaagacgcatgaccctcatgcatctttcaattaaaataaaaaaaaaataaaaaacgcatgaccctcatgcgtcttaccCATAGACGCATCacggtcatgcgtttcattaacgggtgacgcatgagggtcatgcgtctctcccaaatccggaacaaaaaaaaaactgcagTACAAACGAGGAATGATATATGTAGTCTagtataaaagaagaaaaaaccctCTAATTGGGTCAAACTCATGATTGTTGAATACAAGCAACAAACCCTTAAGCTGGCTAACAAACTGCTGCATCTTCAGCTGCAGAGGCAAGAACCAGTTGAGGTTGAGCCACAATGCCTTCTCTGATTTCATTTCTAGCTCTTCTTCGCTCACGTTGTAATCTGAACGATTCCCTCTTTCAGGCTCTGTAGCTGTTGGGGTTCTCGGGTTGCACTTGTCGGGGGTAGACACTAATCTGTTTATTGTAGTATGTTTAAGTGAAATTAGGCATTACCCCCACATAAATGGAATTGAAGATGAATGGCTTACCTTTTTCTTGTGTGGTCCAAACTTGTCAAATTTCACTAGTCAAATTTCACTAGTCCATCGATCAAGGCAAAAATAGTGTGATCCCAACGTTGTTGCCGGGATGAAACTGCACAAAATGTGGGGATAGTAATATTAGTGCCAtattattatcataattatTGTCTTAATTATTGCATTTACTTTTGATTGTATAAATACTCCAGCAAGTTAGGAGAGGAGTATCTTATGCAAATACTCCAGTAGCCGAGGCCTTCATTTCTGAAGGAGTTTATCTATTTAATCAATGTGTTTTCCTTTCTgttaggattcgcacacacaaggctttcacacactcaataagatcacacacacactcactgttatatgagatcacacaatgcagaaaacacacacactcacactttgagtattgaagatgataatcttggagagaaaactggaaaactctttattgattaaactcttctctaaactacatacacggtgagctatttaaagctctataatcaagtagcaactgctactaactaactacaagaagaatcaagaaagcaagaagaataaccgctacatctcagctaactaactgctgctccaacggctagttcggctaggttgcttcttccttctcggttcaagaccgaacttcttcctcggttcaagaccgaactccttcctcggcttacaaccgaactccttcccggcttacaaccgaactcttccttctcggctcattccagctcaacgccgagcttccttaccgagcttccttaccgctgagcttaccgacttctgccttcttcttctcggctagttccaggctagttccagctcggtaagccgagcttaccgaactcctttctagccgagcttcttccaactgaaatgagcactccattattacaattctccacctgagggctcatctcagttcttgcacaaacattgatcaatttcttgcaatgatcaaacttgtctctacctagagactttgttagcatgtcagccggattgtgcaaggtgttaatcttaatcaccttcactctccccttttcaatctcatctctaatgaaatgcaactttatgtctatgtgcttgctcctttcatgaaaacccggatgtttagccaagcacatagctgagctgctgtcacaatgaatcaccattgtcttttggtcaaaaccaaaatcagaaatcactccctgaatccaaaaactctcctgtacagctgcagtgagagctatatactctgattctgttgttgagagagcaacaacactttgcaaccctgacttccagctgattacagttccaaacatggtgaaaagataacatgtttgggactttctgttgtccaggtttgcagcatagtctgcatcacaatagccctgcacaacctcctcagattcaccttcccagccattgaacacaatcccccagtccttagttgacttcatgtacctcaatatccacttaagagcattccaatgctccttccccgggtctgccatgtatctgctagtcactgagatagcatgagccaaatctggtcttgtacaaatcatagtgtacataacacttccaaccacactagcataagggatagcctccatctcatcagcctcttgcttagttttaggggcttgttcctttgatagcttaaaactctgggacagaggagttgatgcagcttttgcattttccattttgaatctctgcaaaactttctcaatatagtcagtttgcagcatccacagcttcttgcagcctctatctctctgaatatgtatgcctaggatcttccttgactctcctagatccttcatttcaaagcttgacttcagatcttgtttaactttctgaatttctgtcatagaaggccctgcaagtagcatatcatccacatagagtaataggtaggcaacgggagtcctgcctgccttcttgatgtagatgcaatcatcatattctgacttggagaagccaatcttcttcatctgtgcatcaaacttcttattccactgtctaggactttgcttaagtccataaagacttttctgtaacaggcacaccttgccttcttctccaatcttcacatagccctctggctgttccatgaagatagtttcctctagatctccattgaggaaggctgtcttcacatcaagctgttgtagctcccagtcaagctgattcaccacagccaatagaatcctaatcgaagtgtgcttcacaacaggtgcaaacacttcattgaaatcgattccctcctgctgtgtaaagcctctagccaccagccttgccttgaacctgattctgtctttatcagtggtttctaccttctttttaaacaaccacttgcaactgatcagcttcctctcctttccatctgtattcagcttggatttgtccaccaaaatccatgttttgttcttgagtaaagactctattttctcattcatggcttcaatccatctttctctatctttactctgcatagcttctttatatgtgagtggatctgcaccatcaataccttcagctgcacacagagcataatacacaacatcagagaactttgttggtggccttgtttctcttctaactctgtcccttgcaagctgatagtctctgatagagtctgatatagactcaccagcctggttgccctgagttggagcctcttctttatctgaatcagactcactccctgagtcaataactccacctgctcctaggccaacccccacaggctccaccttgaagaaatcaccctcatcttcactggagtccagcttatctttcaggtatggcatctgatcctccaagaacaccacatccctactcaccaagaccttctgcttaccgggctcaatacaccagagcctataccccttaacacccctctgataccccagcaagatacatttcagagccctagcttcaagcttactttgcctagcatgagcataggccacacacccaaacaccttgtattttgagtagtcactatgagctccataccacatgtaatcaggagtttcagatttcagggcagtagatgggcatttattgatgagataggctgctgtatacacagcctcaccccagaatctgctgctcaaaccagacccaagaagtaggcacctcaccctctctaggattgtcctattcatcctttccacaacaccattttgctgaggattaccaggaacagtccggtgcctcttcatacccttctctttacaaaacagatcaaactcagcagacaagaactctaggccattgtctgtccttaagcatttaacacttctacccttctctagctcaacctccttacaccatattttgaactttgtgagtgtttcagatttttctttaagaatatatacccacaacttccttgtatagtcatcaatgatagctagataatactttcctccaccaattgaacacaccggtgaaggccctcaaagatcactatgtatgtagtctaaaggggctgtagaagagtgaatacctgtaggatagggtgccttcttagcctttccaagtatacattgctcacaggggtccatcttgttgaaatctccagagatcagacccttcttgatgagttctttcaagcttccttcagctgggtggcccaatctcttgtgccatagcattatggaatcatctgacactgcattgctttctccatcaacagccttagccttcagatagtagagaatatgctctctgtcagcctccatcatcactgcatctccagatttcacaaacaattttccttgactcatcaatatggtgaaccctttctgttccagcattcccaatgagatgaggttcctcttcacttctggaatatacctcaccccagttaggatctttatagagccatcttgtaggcttagctttaccttccctattcctttgatctgacaaatgtgattattaccaagaacaaccgtacccgatgcttcttgaagatcatgaaaccagcttctatttgggcaca
This genomic interval from Salvia splendens isolate huo1 chromosome 13, SspV2, whole genome shotgun sequence contains the following:
- the LOC121762298 gene encoding putative disease resistance RPP13-like protein 3; protein product: MVEAVILSLMQKLNKYQEERIYKPRKHEIGEMERVIKEVREIVDIVRDKKFEEGRRVRFLVSDLVHMAHDALYKRRQTHVNEYIYNWIGEIKMRMLKLGADGAETESNSENVDEDHVVVGLDKHIELLLRTMIFDEITYRPWVVIKGMSGIGKTTLAREIYNHADVIDRFKYRAWVCVSNVLTLKEIFIKLLLQVVVDGENLHTSSSLEEMDNQTLLYMLHQHLQGLPYLIVLDDLPKQIPLEPLWEALQKQEYDGSKLVVTSHMTHQFMKTQWHDVHKMEALDPNMSWQLFYKTINSGNKLRSEQKFPKDLEYQGKLMLRKCGGLPLAIKEVANQLAQKKASTGTEWEHLLDSVDFGSTLELLEPYYQKLDPKLLPCFMYLALFKENTTLRKNKLSQIWDVAGGLYDSHSYFDGLVDESVIDEVNDMSTRYRMNPVLHRLSIKKAEEGIGFEILGSTRLNRNPRHRVIICSRDNNFSYSTNQDEYLVSLFFHGGGYFNASPSYWESFENLEVLDFQDFGLKVLPETIDILMELRYLGLRNNYIKELPKAVGFLEKLEVLDIAQNFMVQVPDIIWKLDSLLHLYMSDVISEKPFTMDVLQRLKTLTSVSFDDLIYDDHDELLGLTSLEKLGVQDLDGKTHVSKLFGLLSNLKSLKHLILTGYRFRSMPCLDELGTLQNLRTLKLDGRLDRLPNSFPYWLTSLTLANSCLNEDPMPLLGELPQIAECLHRSTNGYS